In one Lolium rigidum isolate FL_2022 chromosome 3, APGP_CSIRO_Lrig_0.1, whole genome shotgun sequence genomic region, the following are encoded:
- the LOC124701477 gene encoding glutathione transferase GST 23-like: MSDAVELIGTFTCPIVHRVEVALRLKGIPYEFIEEDLGNKSELLLKHNPIHKKVPVLLHGDRRPALCESFVILEYLDEAFPQGLALMPTDPLDRAMARFWARFIDEKCWGPAWVALWAAEGEGKEAAAREAKANLALLEGQLGGKRFFGGDRVGFLDLVASGFAHWLGVYEEMGGTRLLAEDGHPALWRWAREYAADATVRQCLPDREALLAAMATSKDRFVSAATAMARK, from the exons ATGTCCGACGCGGTAGAGCTCATCGGCACCTTCACCTGCCCGATCGTCCACCGCGTGGAGGTGGCCCTGCGGCTCAAGGGCATTCCCTACGAGTTCATCGAGGAAGACCTCGGCAACAAGAGCGAGCTGCTGCTGAAGCACAACCCCATCCACAAGAAGGTGCCCGTGCTCCTCCACGGCGACCGGCGGCCGGCCCTCTGCGAGTCGTTCGTCATCCTCGAGTACCTCGACGAGGCGTTCCCTCAGGGGCTCGCTCTCATGCCAACCGACCCGCTCGACAGGGCCATGGCCCGCTTCTGGGCACGCTTCATCGACGAGAAG TGCTGGGGTCCTGCGTGGGTGGCGCTGTGGGCGGCGGAGGGTGAGggaaaggaggcggcggcgagggaggcgaaGGCGAACCTGGCGCTCCTGGAGGGACAGCTCGGCGGGAAGAGGTTCTTCGGCGGCGACCGCGTCGGCTTCCTCGACTTGGTCGCCAGCGGGTTCGCGCACTGGCTGGGAGTGTACGAGGAGATGGGCGGGACGCGGCTGCTCGCCGAAGACGGGCACCCGGCGCTGTGGCGGTGGGCGAGGGAGTACGCGGCGGATGCGACCGTGAGGCAGTGCCTGCCGGATAGGGAGGCTCTGCTTGCAGCGATGGCAACGAGCAAGGACAGGTTCGTGTCCGCGGCCACCGCCATGGCGCGGAAATGA
- the LOC124701476 gene encoding YTH domain-containing protein ECT4-like isoform X2, with the protein MAVVAPTPAPAAAPAPAAAAAPAPAPAPAADPTDLMQKMTLDSQPKAAGAAEPAAAATKGPVASQPLSVSIPQDRSITPAVQDFTDPNMFYLPAYYYGGYDGTMSEWDEYPRYVNQDGVEVAPPVYGDIYGYGYAPYGAYSPASSPVPTVDGQMFAAQHYQYPTAYYQPPTPVPSTTQGDLQPSAKTDNKPAAKADAAKTTANGVPNGTAHSNSGTAPLGSSYQNSSLTPDGTYRAPVLGGVPSTGYLDSTYGYDTTGAHYAWYDGSAYTNAQQRTTAASHTPTSAYSTNGSSARYQNKSPTPQQTGVHNGRPATTTGSATPTYQNRMYPSTRSYSQYGSSVKNGLVYGSNGYGSSGYGSNGYGSSGYGSGYGGGYGSNGYDSRLYGRWGVTMDNRYNRPRGRGNGYYGFGNESQDGTIELNRGPRSGRFKNQKSFGHTVTIAVKGQTLPPSENKTASDVPDKAQFNLDDFPVQYDDAKFFVIKSYSEDDIHKSIKYGVWASTTNGNKKLDAAYQEAQAKSSSCPIFLFFSVNTSGQFVGVAEMTGPVDFEKTLEYWQQDKWNGSFSVKWHIVKDVPNNILKHIILEHNEGKPVTNSRDTQDINLEQGVQMLKIFKEHVSKTSILEDFTFYENRQKLMQEKRVKQQQIQKQVWDSRAPNPVAGEKQQDIINGKPNLSSPNVVNGEKQPDLANGKPKSSVPNGVNADQKVPAEKVAAPPAVTYAAKVAQKPAPEKPVVANGSAKTAVA; encoded by the exons ATGGCCGTCGTCGCGCCGAcccccgccccggccgccgctccggcgcccgccgccgccgctgctcctgctCCGGCCCCGGCCCCTGCCGCGGATC CCACGGATCTGATGCAGAAGATGACGCTGGACTCGCAGCCCAAGGCGGCGGGCGCCGCCGagcctgctgctgctgccaccAAG GGGCCTGTGGCCAGCCAGCCGCTCAGCGTGTCGATCCCGCAGGACCGCTCCATCACGCCCGCGGTTCAGGATTTTACCGATCCCAACATGTTCTATCTGCCAGCGTATTACTATGGAG GTTACGATGGAACAATGAGCGAGTGGGATGAATATCCTAGATATGTCAATCAAGATGGAGTGGAGGTTGCCCCA CCAGTATATGGAGATATTTATGGATATGGGTATGCCCCTTACGGTGCCTACTCTCCAGCTAGTTCCCCGGTACCAACAGTTGATGGTCAGATGTTTGCCGCACAGCATTACCAGTATCCAACTGCGTATTATCAGCCTCCTACCCCTGTGCCGTCTACCACTCAAGGTGACCTGCAGCCTTCTGCCAAGACTGATAACAAGCCAGCGGCTAAGGCAGATGCTGCCAAAACAACCGCAAACGGTGTTCCGAATGGTACTGCTCACAGTAACAGCGGAACTGCGCCCCTTGGGTCAAGCTACCAAAATTCATCACTGACCCCTGATGGAACTTATAGGGCACCTGTGCTAGGTGGAGTTCCCTCTACTGGTTATCTGGACTCAACCTATGGGTATGACACCACAGGAGCACACTATGCGTGGTACGATGGTTCTGCTTATACGAATGCTCAGCAAAGAACGACTGCAGCTAGTCACACGCCGACTTCAGCTTATAGTACCAATGGCTCTTCAGCAAGGTATCAGAACAAGAGCCCCACACCGCAGCAGACG GGCGTGCACAATGGGAGACCGGCGACTACAACAGGATCAGCTACTCCTACATATCAAAATAGGATGTACCCGAGCACCCGGTCTTACAGCCAGTATGGAAGTTCGGTGAAAAATGGACTTGTGTATGGAAGCAATGGCTATGGAAGCAGCGGCTATGGAAGCAATGGATATGGAAGCAGTGGCTATGGCAGTGGTTACGGCGGTGGTTATGGAAGCAATGGCTATGATTCCAGGTTATATGGTCGGTGGGGTGTTACTATGGATAACAGATACAACAGGCCCAGAGGCCGTGGCAATGGATATTATGGTTTTGGCAATGAGAGTCAAGATGGAACAATTGAGCTGAACAGGGGTCCTAGGTCAGGTCGTTTCAAGAACCAGAAATCGTTTGGCCATACCGTTACTATTGCTGTGAAAGGACAGACCCTTCCTCCAAGTGAAAACAAGACTGCTAGTGATGTACCTGATAAGGCACAGTTCAACCTAGATGATTTTCCTGTCCAATATGATGATGCAAAATTTTTTGTCATTAAATCATACAGTGAGGATGATATCCACAAGAGTATAAAGTACGGTGTGTGGGCAAGTACCACCAATGGAAACAAGAAGCTCGATGCTGCTTATCAAGAAGCGCAGGCGAAGAGCTCTAGCTGCCCTATATTCTTGTTTTTCTCG GTGAATACAAGTGGACAGTTTGTTGGTGTTGCTGAAATGACTGGCCCTGTTGATTTTGAGAAAACTCTCGAGTACTGGCAGCAAGACAAGTGGAATGGTTCATTCTCTGTCAAGTGGCACATAGTCAAGGATGTGCCCAACAATATTCTCAAGCACATCATCCTAGAGCACAACGAGGGCAAACCAGTCACAAACAGCCGTGACACACAGGAT ATAAACCTTGAGCAAGGTGTTCAGATGCTGAAGATATTCAAGGAGCATGTCAGCAAGACCTCTATCCTGGAAGACTTCACCTTCTACGAGAACCGCCAGAAGTTGATGCAGGAAAAGAGAGTAAAACAACAGCAGATCCAAAAGCAG GTCTGGGACAGTAGAGCTCCGAATCCTGTTGCCGGAGAGAAACAGCAGGATATTATCAATGGGAAGCCAAACTTATCTTCACCGAATGTTGTCAACGGGGAGAAACAGCCAGATCTCGCTAATGGGAAGCCAAAGTCATCTGTGCCGAATGGTGTCAATGCGGACCAGAAGGTTCCAGCAGAGAAAGTTGCTGCTCCTCCAGCTGTTACTTATGCGGCGAAGGTGGCCCAGAAACCAGCGCCCGAGAAACCTGTCGTCGCCAACGGTTCTGCCAAAACTGCTGTAGCTTGA
- the LOC124701476 gene encoding YTH domain-containing protein ECT4-like isoform X1 — MAVVAPTPAPAAAPAPAAAAAPAPAPAPAADPTDLMQKMTLDSQPKAAGAAEPAAAATKQGPVASQPLSVSIPQDRSITPAVQDFTDPNMFYLPAYYYGGYDGTMSEWDEYPRYVNQDGVEVAPPVYGDIYGYGYAPYGAYSPASSPVPTVDGQMFAAQHYQYPTAYYQPPTPVPSTTQGDLQPSAKTDNKPAAKADAAKTTANGVPNGTAHSNSGTAPLGSSYQNSSLTPDGTYRAPVLGGVPSTGYLDSTYGYDTTGAHYAWYDGSAYTNAQQRTTAASHTPTSAYSTNGSSARYQNKSPTPQQTGVHNGRPATTTGSATPTYQNRMYPSTRSYSQYGSSVKNGLVYGSNGYGSSGYGSNGYGSSGYGSGYGGGYGSNGYDSRLYGRWGVTMDNRYNRPRGRGNGYYGFGNESQDGTIELNRGPRSGRFKNQKSFGHTVTIAVKGQTLPPSENKTASDVPDKAQFNLDDFPVQYDDAKFFVIKSYSEDDIHKSIKYGVWASTTNGNKKLDAAYQEAQAKSSSCPIFLFFSVNTSGQFVGVAEMTGPVDFEKTLEYWQQDKWNGSFSVKWHIVKDVPNNILKHIILEHNEGKPVTNSRDTQDINLEQGVQMLKIFKEHVSKTSILEDFTFYENRQKLMQEKRVKQQQIQKQVWDSRAPNPVAGEKQQDIINGKPNLSSPNVVNGEKQPDLANGKPKSSVPNGVNADQKVPAEKVAAPPAVTYAAKVAQKPAPEKPVVANGSAKTAVA, encoded by the exons ATGGCCGTCGTCGCGCCGAcccccgccccggccgccgctccggcgcccgccgccgccgctgctcctgctCCGGCCCCGGCCCCTGCCGCGGATC CCACGGATCTGATGCAGAAGATGACGCTGGACTCGCAGCCCAAGGCGGCGGGCGCCGCCGagcctgctgctgctgccaccAAG CAGGGGCCTGTGGCCAGCCAGCCGCTCAGCGTGTCGATCCCGCAGGACCGCTCCATCACGCCCGCGGTTCAGGATTTTACCGATCCCAACATGTTCTATCTGCCAGCGTATTACTATGGAG GTTACGATGGAACAATGAGCGAGTGGGATGAATATCCTAGATATGTCAATCAAGATGGAGTGGAGGTTGCCCCA CCAGTATATGGAGATATTTATGGATATGGGTATGCCCCTTACGGTGCCTACTCTCCAGCTAGTTCCCCGGTACCAACAGTTGATGGTCAGATGTTTGCCGCACAGCATTACCAGTATCCAACTGCGTATTATCAGCCTCCTACCCCTGTGCCGTCTACCACTCAAGGTGACCTGCAGCCTTCTGCCAAGACTGATAACAAGCCAGCGGCTAAGGCAGATGCTGCCAAAACAACCGCAAACGGTGTTCCGAATGGTACTGCTCACAGTAACAGCGGAACTGCGCCCCTTGGGTCAAGCTACCAAAATTCATCACTGACCCCTGATGGAACTTATAGGGCACCTGTGCTAGGTGGAGTTCCCTCTACTGGTTATCTGGACTCAACCTATGGGTATGACACCACAGGAGCACACTATGCGTGGTACGATGGTTCTGCTTATACGAATGCTCAGCAAAGAACGACTGCAGCTAGTCACACGCCGACTTCAGCTTATAGTACCAATGGCTCTTCAGCAAGGTATCAGAACAAGAGCCCCACACCGCAGCAGACG GGCGTGCACAATGGGAGACCGGCGACTACAACAGGATCAGCTACTCCTACATATCAAAATAGGATGTACCCGAGCACCCGGTCTTACAGCCAGTATGGAAGTTCGGTGAAAAATGGACTTGTGTATGGAAGCAATGGCTATGGAAGCAGCGGCTATGGAAGCAATGGATATGGAAGCAGTGGCTATGGCAGTGGTTACGGCGGTGGTTATGGAAGCAATGGCTATGATTCCAGGTTATATGGTCGGTGGGGTGTTACTATGGATAACAGATACAACAGGCCCAGAGGCCGTGGCAATGGATATTATGGTTTTGGCAATGAGAGTCAAGATGGAACAATTGAGCTGAACAGGGGTCCTAGGTCAGGTCGTTTCAAGAACCAGAAATCGTTTGGCCATACCGTTACTATTGCTGTGAAAGGACAGACCCTTCCTCCAAGTGAAAACAAGACTGCTAGTGATGTACCTGATAAGGCACAGTTCAACCTAGATGATTTTCCTGTCCAATATGATGATGCAAAATTTTTTGTCATTAAATCATACAGTGAGGATGATATCCACAAGAGTATAAAGTACGGTGTGTGGGCAAGTACCACCAATGGAAACAAGAAGCTCGATGCTGCTTATCAAGAAGCGCAGGCGAAGAGCTCTAGCTGCCCTATATTCTTGTTTTTCTCG GTGAATACAAGTGGACAGTTTGTTGGTGTTGCTGAAATGACTGGCCCTGTTGATTTTGAGAAAACTCTCGAGTACTGGCAGCAAGACAAGTGGAATGGTTCATTCTCTGTCAAGTGGCACATAGTCAAGGATGTGCCCAACAATATTCTCAAGCACATCATCCTAGAGCACAACGAGGGCAAACCAGTCACAAACAGCCGTGACACACAGGAT ATAAACCTTGAGCAAGGTGTTCAGATGCTGAAGATATTCAAGGAGCATGTCAGCAAGACCTCTATCCTGGAAGACTTCACCTTCTACGAGAACCGCCAGAAGTTGATGCAGGAAAAGAGAGTAAAACAACAGCAGATCCAAAAGCAG GTCTGGGACAGTAGAGCTCCGAATCCTGTTGCCGGAGAGAAACAGCAGGATATTATCAATGGGAAGCCAAACTTATCTTCACCGAATGTTGTCAACGGGGAGAAACAGCCAGATCTCGCTAATGGGAAGCCAAAGTCATCTGTGCCGAATGGTGTCAATGCGGACCAGAAGGTTCCAGCAGAGAAAGTTGCTGCTCCTCCAGCTGTTACTTATGCGGCGAAGGTGGCCCAGAAACCAGCGCCCGAGAAACCTGTCGTCGCCAACGGTTCTGCCAAAACTGCTGTAGCTTGA